ATTTGTCCCGAATCGTCCACGGGTGCTACTCGTAACTTTGCCCCTTTTTTGGCACAGACCATCTGCCAGGGAACTATGTTTGCATGGTGTTCCAAATGTGTGATTAAAATTTCATCACCAGATTGGATGTGTTTGTCGGATAAAATATTCGAAAGGAGATTCATCCCTTCGGTGGTCCCTCTCACAAAAACAATTTCTTCTACACTTCCAGCTCCGATAAACCCTTGGACAAGTGATCTTGCTTTTTCATAAGCATCGGTGGATCTTGCTGCAAGAGTATGGGCCGCACGATGGATATTCGAATTCTCATGGAGGTAAAAATGAGACAATCTTTCTATCACCGATGTTGGCTTTTGTGTGGTAGCCGCATTGTCGAGCCAAACCAAAGGTTTCCCATTCACCGTTTCCGTCAAAATAGGAAAATCTCTCCTTGCAGATGCGAGATTCCCACCACCTGACTGTGGTATGTTGATGCTAGTAAAAGACAAAAAATCAGAATAGGAAAAACCTGTATCCGTTAGTTTTAAGTCTTCTAAATAAGGTAGGGACTCTTTTGGTAAATTTTGCGAAGTTAAGTCTTTTGATGGAAAACCCGCTGTGGAAACGTAACTTCCACCAAACGATTGCAAAACGCCAAACATTTCCTTAGCCATTTTTTCTAGAGTTTTTTCATCTGGAAACGGAGAAGACGAAACGTTTGGGAATGAGTCCGGTTTTAGATTTAAAAAACTCGGATCACTTGTATTCATAATAATTTCCCACATCTACATTGTCGAGTGCTGCAATGGCATCGTCAGTAAGTATGGCTGCTGAGCAGTAGAGAGAAATCAAATAAGACCCAATGGCAGATCGGTTGATCCCCATAAATCGTACCGAAAGCCCTGGTGTTTGTTCCCCTGGTAGGTTGGATTGGTACAAACCCACAACCCCTTGTTTTTTTTCACCCACTCTCAGAAGTAAAATACTAGAAGTTCCTGCAGCAGACTTTGGATTGGTTTCGCCATTCACAAGAAGTTTGTCGGTAGGAATGAGTGGCAGGCCTCTCCATGTGAGAAATTGTGCACCAAACATTGTGACTGTGGCCGGTGGAACTCCCCTTCTTGTACATTCACGTCCAAAAGCTGCAATGGCAAGTGGATGAGCCAAAAAGAAAGATGGTTCTTTCCAAACTTTTGTGATTAAATCATCTAAATCATCAGGAGTAGGAGGTCCCTTTCTTGTGTTAATTCTTTGGTGAGCCGGAACATTTTTTAATAATCCATAATCTTCATTATTGATGAGTTCTAGTTCTTGTTTTTCTTTTACACTTTCAATCGCCAAACGAAGTTGTTCATTGATTTGTTCATGAGGGGAACTGTATAAATCAGAAACTCTAGTTTGGACATCGAGTATAGTTGAAATCAAACTAAGAGTATATTCTTTCGGTTTCTCTTCATAATTGACAAAAGTTTCTGGAAGTTCTTGTTCCCCTTTTTGTCCGCAAAGTACATCCACTTGCGTATTGGATTTAACACGGTTCACACGAAGGACACCTGCTTCTAAAGGTTTCCAATCTAGTAACCTAACTAAAAAACGTGGGGTGATTGCACCATACTGTGCATTTGTTTTTACCGTATTTGCCAGTTGGCGTGCGGCTAAATCTCCCAAAGCGTGTTGGGTTTGTTCTGCCATAAATGACCTCTTGATTTGAATCATCAAAGGCTGTTAAAAAGTATGTGATTGAAAATGAATAATGAGGAATTTTTAGAAAATAAAGTTGTGAAATGCACTTTATTCTGATTAAAATGTATACTATATTCTACAAGATTTAATTTTTCATAAGCCAGTGTTTCATTTTTTCAGCGATAGTGTTCAATACAACTGGTTTGGAAATATAATCATTCATCCCACTTTCTAAACAACGGTTTTCTTCATCCGAAAGAGTCCCTGCCGTAAGGGCGATGATGGGAACTTTCTGACCAATTTTTAGTTTTCTAATTTCTCTCGTGGCATCATATCCATTCATTTCAGGCATTTGGATGTCCATTAGGATGATATCCGGTTCAGTTTTTTTGAAATGTTCCACAGCTTCCAAACCATTGTTTGCTTCGATGATGATGGCAGATTGAAGTATTTTAGATACGATGGTTTTTGTTAACATCATATTGACTGGATTGTCCTCTACAATCATCACTTTAGTTTTTTCATTGGAAAGGATAGGTTGGAATTTTTGTTTTCCAATAGCATTTACATCTGGATGTCTACCTGAAATCACATCATGTAAACTTTCATATAAAATATTGGTTTGGATAGGTTTGAGGAGGATGACACCAACACCCAACTCCTTCCCTTTTTCATATAAGAGTTCTTCATTCGAAGAGGAATGGATCGTGAAAAATGGTAATTTTAGATTTGATGAAATAGCAGATTTTTGAATAGAAGAGATCAATTCAAGTCCATTCATACCTGGCATATTATAGTCGGTGATGATAATATCATATTGATTTCCTTCTTGGAAATTTTTAAGAGCTAAATGTGGCGAATTGAACGTTGTTGTTTTTATGTTTTTGTGAACCAACATTTCTGTAATCACAAATAAGTTGGTATCATTATCATCGACTACCATAACCGTTTTTATGGAACTTAAGTTGGGTTCGTTAATTCTCTCGTTATCTGCAATAGTCGTGAATTTGAAATAAAAACGAGAACCATGGTTTAGTTGGGATTCTAATTCTATTTTAGATCCGAATAGTTGTAGTAGTTTGGATGAAATAGAAAGACCAAGCCCCGTTCCACCAAATTGACGTGTGGTGGAACTGTCTGCTTGTGCAAACACTTCAAAAATTTTGTTTTGGTTTTCTTTATCGATTCCAATACCTGTATCAATGACTTCAAATAAAAATTCGTATTCATTATTTGAAACAGGAGTCGCTGTTAATTTAATTTGGATCTCACCTTTGAGTGTGAATTTAATTGCATTTCCAATTAAATTGAGTAAAATTTGGCGCAAACGTAGGGAGTCGACAAATACATTTCTTGGAACTTTCGGTGAGATGTTTAAAATAAGTTCCAATCCTTTTTCGTATGCTTTGTGTTTTACGATCTCAGCGATTTGGTGTAATACATCAAAAATATTCACTCTTTCTTTATAGAGTTCCATTTTTCCTGATTCAATTTTTGAAAAGTCGAGTATATCATTGATTAAATCAAGTAAAGATAAAGCCGATAGGTGAACCGTTTCCATGTATTTTCTTTGTACTTGGTTTAATTCAGTTCGCATAAGTAAGTCAGCAAATCCGATGACTCCATTGAGAGGTGTTCGGATCTCATGACTCATATTTGCTAAAAAATTGGATTTGGCTATCGAGGCTTTTTCTGCTTTCTCCCGAGCAATGATCAAAGCATTTTCTAATATTTTTCTTTCTGTGATGTCGGTGTGTGTGCCCATAACACGTAATGGTTTTTTATCAGAAGTCCACTCGATCACCTTACCTCTATCTAAAATCCATTTATAAGAGCCGTCCTTACACAACATACGATGTTCACTTACGTATACATTTGTTTCACCTCGGTAGTGTTTTTCCAAAGCTTGTAAACAAGGGTTTAAATCTTCAGGGTGGACTCTTTTTTCCCATTCCGAAATATCACTCCCAATTTCGGATTCTGAATACCCAAGCATTGCTTTCCACTGTTTCGAGAAATACACTTGGTCTGATTCAGCATTCCAGTCCCAAATCCCATCACCAGAACCTTCGAGGGCAAACTGCCAACGCCTTTCACTTTCACGTAACGCTTCTTCGGTGATTTTTTGTGTTGTGATATCAATGCCAATTCCTAAAAACCCGGTGATCTCACCTTTTTGGTTTTTGCTTGCAGTGATTACTAATTGAATCGGGAATTCAGTTTTATCCTTTCGAACGTAAGTCCATTCGTGTGATTCAAAGGCACCTAATCTTGCTTTGTGGACAAAAGTCTCAAAACCAGATATTGGAACTCCAAATTCTTGGGACAATGTTTCTGCTCGGAATAACACTTCTTCTTCTTTGTGTAAGATATAAGGAGTATTTTTGCCGATCATTTCTTCTGCGGTGTATTGGAGGTGGTATTCAGCACCTTTATTATAATGAGTGATGATTCCGTTTGTATCTGTACCAATGATGGTTACATGAGTAGTTGCATCTAAAATAGTTTTGAGTCTGGATAAGGCTTCTTCTTTTTGTTTGTCTAAATTGACACTATCCGTGATATCTTGAAAACTTCCATACACACGGATACAAACTCCATTTTCAAAAACACCATGTCCGATGGTTCGTACCCATTTGGTATTTCCGGTATAGGTTTTGATTTGTAAAACAAGATCATAAGATGATCGATCTTTGATGGTTTTTTCAAATGATTGTCGTAAAAGTATTTGTTCGGATTCTACTGGATAAAATTGGAATGCATTTTCCAAACTTGGGATATAGTCGTCTGGAACTTCGTGAATTTGTTTGGTTTCCTTTGCCCAAAAAATTGTATTATGAATTAAATCAACTTCCCAAGCACCTACATTTGCGGCTGCGTTTGTTTCTTCGAATAACAAACGGATACGATTCAATTCGTCTCTTTGGTTTTTGATTTCTAATTCTTTTTCTTTTCTTTCGCTTATATCGGAAAGGTAAGTTATTTTTTCGGTAGGATAAGAATCGTAATAACTGACAACACTATATTCGGATATGTAAATATAGGATCCGTCTGGTTTTTTGAGTCGAAATTCTCTTTGGTAAGTCCTTTGTTTATTTTTGATGTATTCTTTTTCTTCGGTTTCGATTTGTTTTTTGTCTTCGGGATGGACAAGATTTTCAATGGTCAACATCCCTTGTTTGAAATCACCTGTTTGGTAACCTAAATTGAGCGAAACATTGGGAGATACATAAGTAATCAAAAATTTTGCATCAAACTTGTAACGAAAAATTACATAGGGTCCACTATCTAGGATCACACCTTCGATATTAAAATTTGGCTCACCGCGTAAAATGACACACGGCCCTGAATTTGTTTCCAAAAACCTTCCCAAAATCCTGTATTGGTTGCCAAGTAGGGATGTAAAAAATTGAAATGGGATCCTTCGGCTGAGAGTCTCTTGGCATAAATTGGATAATATAAGCCCATCTCTCGGGATAATCGGGAGTTCTTTGATGTGTTTTCCAACGCCAATCGTGTCTTTTGGTAGGTAGAGGTTTGGTGAAGTTTGGGAAAATTGGATTTCTAAATTCCCATCCATGATGAGAAGGAATTCGTCAAAACTTTCTACTATGGTTTGGTAATCGAAACTTTCTGCCATTTCCCTTTATGTCACTTGACCAAATCCCTTGGTCCTAGAGAATCAAAGATACGATGAAGAGTCGACTGTCACTTTCTATTTTTTTCAGTTTCATCATCTTTGGATCTTTACCTTCTATATACGCACAAAACCAAAGAAATCATGGTTGGGTAGTGAATGGATCCCAAGGAAAATTACTCATCCAAGGAAAGGATCAACTCACAATCCGAGATGATTTCCGATTCAAATCACCCGAAAATCTTACAACCAATCAGGAAATTGATTTTTATTTGATGTTAGGAGAGTATTATCTCAGAAAA
The sequence above is a segment of the Leptospira sp. WS39.C2 genome. Coding sequences within it:
- a CDS encoding family 2A encapsulin nanocompartment shell protein encodes the protein MAEQTQHALGDLAARQLANTVKTNAQYGAITPRFLVRLLDWKPLEAGVLRVNRVKSNTQVDVLCGQKGEQELPETFVNYEEKPKEYTLSLISTILDVQTRVSDLYSSPHEQINEQLRLAIESVKEKQELELINNEDYGLLKNVPAHQRINTRKGPPTPDDLDDLITKVWKEPSFFLAHPLAIAAFGRECTRRGVPPATVTMFGAQFLTWRGLPLIPTDKLLVNGETNPKSAAGTSSILLLRVGEKKQGVVGLYQSNLPGEQTPGLSVRFMGINRSAIGSYLISLYCSAAILTDDAIAALDNVDVGNYYEYK
- a CDS encoding PAS domain-containing protein produces the protein MAESFDYQTIVESFDEFLLIMDGNLEIQFSQTSPNLYLPKDTIGVGKHIKELPIIPRDGLILSNLCQETLSRRIPFQFFTSLLGNQYRILGRFLETNSGPCVILRGEPNFNIEGVILDSGPYVIFRYKFDAKFLITYVSPNVSLNLGYQTGDFKQGMLTIENLVHPEDKKQIETEEKEYIKNKQRTYQREFRLKKPDGSYIYISEYSVVSYYDSYPTEKITYLSDISERKEKELEIKNQRDELNRIRLLFEETNAAANVGAWEVDLIHNTIFWAKETKQIHEVPDDYIPSLENAFQFYPVESEQILLRQSFEKTIKDRSSYDLVLQIKTYTGNTKWVRTIGHGVFENGVCIRVYGSFQDITDSVNLDKQKEEALSRLKTILDATTHVTIIGTDTNGIITHYNKGAEYHLQYTAEEMIGKNTPYILHKEEEVLFRAETLSQEFGVPISGFETFVHKARLGAFESHEWTYVRKDKTEFPIQLVITASKNQKGEITGFLGIGIDITTQKITEEALRESERRWQFALEGSGDGIWDWNAESDQVYFSKQWKAMLGYSESEIGSDISEWEKRVHPEDLNPCLQALEKHYRGETNVYVSEHRMLCKDGSYKWILDRGKVIEWTSDKKPLRVMGTHTDITERKILENALIIAREKAEKASIAKSNFLANMSHEIRTPLNGVIGFADLLMRTELNQVQRKYMETVHLSALSLLDLINDILDFSKIESGKMELYKERVNIFDVLHQIAEIVKHKAYEKGLELILNISPKVPRNVFVDSLRLRQILLNLIGNAIKFTLKGEIQIKLTATPVSNNEYEFLFEVIDTGIGIDKENQNKIFEVFAQADSSTTRQFGGTGLGLSISSKLLQLFGSKIELESQLNHGSRFYFKFTTIADNERINEPNLSSIKTVMVVDDNDTNLFVITEMLVHKNIKTTTFNSPHLALKNFQEGNQYDIIITDYNMPGMNGLELISSIQKSAISSNLKLPFFTIHSSSNEELLYEKGKELGVGVILLKPIQTNILYESLHDVISGRHPDVNAIGKQKFQPILSNEKTKVMIVEDNPVNMMLTKTIVSKILQSAIIIEANNGLEAVEHFKKTEPDIILMDIQMPEMNGYDATREIRKLKIGQKVPIIALTAGTLSDEENRCLESGMNDYISKPVVLNTIAEKMKHWLMKN